The following is a genomic window from Malus sylvestris chromosome 7, drMalSylv7.2, whole genome shotgun sequence.
GATTAGTGATttttttcgtatactttatggatgcatctaacctctcgttagactgcctacgtatcctcaatagggatcaagtcattcgtagttcgtcaTATATTACACTCGAACAATTATCACATAATTCACTTTATCTTCAACGTCATTCCACAATCCCGTAAATTAAACAATTCATGAATTAAAAATGCATGATCTTAGCATTTAACTACGTTAATCAAACAATGCGATAACATATCATTTTATGAATCTAATTAAAGAACTCTATATAATTTCCTACTTGGATCATGAGTAATAACATggcaaaactaatttatattcacaaggtctAATGTTGACAATTCATATTCACCcgaatctagggttctagactaaCCTTTTGGAAATGTGCAAGAGtaaggattccggaccactcaacagaaccCAACCACATcgggttccggaccactcaacgaaaccaAAATATCAATCAGTTTCTCGTAATCTACCCAGACCTTTCGCATGTACAATCAGTGCCTACATCATGAAAATTGTGCACTGGGCAAATCAGAACTTGGATAAGTTGCGAAACTCgagtgagtgacaataatacaaatatgtgATATTCAATAAAAACAGACTATCGATCACAATCTATAAACATCAAGTAAAgaattatgctttatgaaatcataatcaagttGCTGAAAACTCTGAAGaagtcacccagacatccaacgacTTTTCTAATTCAAACCACAAGATTCTCAAAAAAACATCGTTCATATgtacattaaaaactagggctagaggGACGCAGTTCGGCCAAAgcctacataagtaaccaaacaggaagtggccccccaaagcgaattaaccaagcagagtcacccctgagaaagtaaccaagtaggtagtgaccccccaatgcgggcagagtcactcctacagttgttaggaagtgatcacccaatgcggattaaccaagcatgatcactcttaagcatacatggccataaggatcgcccaacgcggattaaccaagcacgatccacatatagtatggtcccccaatgcggattaaccaagcagaaccattaGTGACCCCCtaatgtggattaaccaagtaggGTCAAGATAATTAGGTAGGTAGTGACCCCACAACGCGGATTAATCAAGCAGAGTCACACCTACAGAACTGTTAGGAAGTGATCAcctaacgcggattaaccaagcatgatcacccctcagtataaatggccataaggatcgcccaacgcgaattaaccaagcgcgatctatatagtatggtcccccaatgcggattaactaAGTAGGACCACTAGTGACCCTACAATGCAGATTAACTAAGCAGGATCATAATCCCTTACTAGCCCTTAATTTacaaaacatttcaatatgCAATTCGAATCACTTTTCCACAAATATTACCAATCCAtgaatcaaatcacatttaataaaaatagatcgatggccaattataaaagaatcacattttaacagaaaacacatttataaaaccatgTCATATCCACAAATGGTATTAATATAAAGAATCGGGTAAtcaccatatcacatatattaaagtcactcactgAGACAAGTCCGTAAAGCTTCATCGAATctctagtaatactaattttagaAATTCAAATGGTTCAAAACCTGTTGACCAAACGTCAATAGCGGGGTCCACACCCTAACAATTTAATTCGGAAGATACGCACATCGTATTTCATATCTGTAACTTCCCAAGGTCCATATTATGCTcatagaacaacatactaaattATCATCCagatccgacggttggatctCTGTCAATTTATAGAATTAGGTAACGGTCAACAATTAGTTTCacaaacttagaaattcaatgagaggaacaagtttcatacctgtggccaagtccaatttgaccGGGAAACACCTCAAATTGCCCACGAACCGCCAAAAACCCTTGATTTGGGTGACTTCGATCCGTCACCTCCGGTGCTCTGCCGCCTCTAATGTTGTTTAGGCTTTGTTCCATTGGTGGTGATAATTGGAGGAAAACGTTTCACATTTGGTAGATCTCGACATGGTTCCTCGCGGCACCCAAGGTGTAAAACCCTTGTGAAATCACAATCAATTTTCGTCGATTTTAGCTAGAATTGGATGCTGTGATGTGGTGATGAAGTTTGGTGGTGATGAGAGGTTGAAGAAAGCCAGGAAATTGGACGGAATAGCCGTCAGAATAGTCACAGAGGGCGGGTCGGGTCGCGGGTACACAAGTCACAAAAGGGGGAAATCATGTTGGGTGTTTCTCACCCCATTTCATTTCTCTCCCTACTCTCCCCTCTCATTGGTTCACATCCTCCCCTTTTCTTCTCTGATTGGCCGCCCTTTACcctcatttctcttcttttctttcaatcCAGCTATCCATCTCTTTCCTTTCTCCATCACAACCATCCACATGGCTTTCTAGATTTTGTGGAGCATTCCATATTATGGTCAAATGACAATTTCATCCATAACTTTGCTCgttcataacttattcgttATAACTCTATTTCACGAACAGTTTGCGCCCACGCGTTCATGAGATCGAGCtctaattgaaaatataaattgtgacctcaagACATCtatgaattttaaataattaatttccaaacttcaacttcgtaactagtttaattgaaatttaaattcaaataaataaatctaaattctcaaaaaataatataaaatctcaataattcaaatacgtagattataatagTGAAGTCTAGGAACGAGATTTCACACAGGGGtatactttaaaagttataataatttcagccgttggatcaaatttcaacggtacAGATCCTGTAATTgtgtggattaggaggaagggatccgggGAGGATccttgtaacatcccatatcgtctaggggagtggatcatgtaaaccttatatgtatattcctatctctacctagcatgaggcattttgggagctcactggcttcgggttccatcggaactccgaagttaagcgagatcgcAGCGAGGGCAATCCCTAGATAGGTGACCcattaggaagttctcgtgtgagttcccagaaacaaaactgtgagggcatggtcggggcccaaagaggataatatcatgctacagtggagcccgggatgtggtgggggcccaggccgggatgtggtgggggcccgggccgggatgtgacaatttggtatcaaaaccaatccctggccggaagtgtacCAATGTGGACATCGagcccctaaagggggtggattgtaacatcccacatcgcccaggggagtggattacgtaagtcttatatgtatattctcatttctacctagcatgaggcattttaagagctcactggcttcaggttccatcggaactctgaagttaagcgagatagcaacgagagcaatcccaggatgggtgacccactggaaagttcttgtgtgagttcccagaaacaaaaccgtgagggcattgttggggcccaaagcggacaatatcgttctATGGtgaagtcgagcccgggatgtggtgagggcccgggccgggatgtgacaagtttaattaaaatctaaattcaaataaattaatataaattcttgaaaataacataaaatttcaaTAATAACAATACGTAGATTATAGCAACACCTCCGGTCACCAGCACGGTTTTTACACGGTTTTTTGGGCTTAAAAATCACCAAATTGGGGTGGAGATGGTAGATGGGAGGCTGTGGAAGAAGTTGTAGGTGTTGGATGGTGGTCATTCGACGGAAAAAATGGTGGAATCGCTGGTAATAGAATCAGGTTGGTGTGCGGGGGTCTCGGCCCGATTGAAAAGCTGGACTGGAAAAGATTGTAATATACATGACCAATACACATCACACATATTTCTCCCTTCAATAATTCATTCTCGCAACCCATATATGGAGTTTCTCCCTGGAAACATTGAGTCTTTGTGCCCACTCATCCATTGCTCACATTCCACAAGTCATTTTACCCATTCCAACATTCCTCCACATTCCTCGGCCTTTTTGTCCGAATCAACATCCACGGCATTTTCCGCCTTATTCAACATTTCTCAATTGCACATGTATAATACGACTTTTCTATCTACTTATCACAATTGCACAATCATCTTaacatcaaaattttcatatCGTATAACATaaatcaacccaattcaagattaatTCGAGACTTTAATCAAATGCTCATCTTTGAAGCTATAACATGAAATatgatattttaaaaaatttcttctCCCATTCAATCATACAAACACAACCATTTCACTTATGGGCATAAAAGAAAAAGGTGattaaattattgtttttcCAATGATGATTATGACTagaaactttaaaatcttttggccatgagaattatggttggaaatttgagtaTTTATGAAAGTCACAATGATTTTATGGATGAGAATGAAATCACAACCCGAGGCTATGATTGGTTTAATATATAGTGGTGAGTAATTGTGATTTGAAATTCCAATTTGGCCAGAATTTCTGATGTTTGATTTGCCAATTCTAACGGTTTggtttgaaattttgatatttatttGGCCAATGAGGGTTCCGGTTGGAAATTATGATATTGTTTCACTAATGATAAATGCTTGTGGTTATTGTGGTAGTATTTATCTAGCCAATGGTAGATGTGGTTTGATAATCTGGTATTTATTTAGCCAATGAGGATTGCGGCTTgatgtttgataattattttgcaATGTATATGGCTAGAAATTCTTATAATTATTCTACCAATAAATGTTGCTGGGAATCTAAGTATATGGGTGAGAATCACGATGATTTtcgttgatttatttattttgagctTGAATAAACTCATAGGCTAAGGTTATGACTTTATTCACTATAAATTGGATGATGGGGAAAGTTTGTaattgcaaatttggttggtttgGTTGCTAGAATGATGAGTATATTGAAGAATTCTTGTTAGTAGTGGAATTCTTTGTGATTGTGCAAGATTGGTGATGAAGTCATGCTGAGACGATGATAATTGTATTTGTGAGTTGTGATTCAATGTTGTCAAGCTTGATGTTAACTAAATTCAATTAGAATTAAAGAGTGAACGCCATTTCGATGTTGTCATTCAGTTGATTTGTGGCATTGATGGATATGGGattgacattgaaatttcgaggatgaaattttttttaggggGAAAGAATGTGAAATCCTGTTCccggatttcactgttataatctatgTATTGTTATTAttgaaattttatgttattttgggaatttatattaatttatttgaatttagattttaattaaactagttacgaagtttgaagtttggaaatttattatttaaaatccgtagaTCTTTtcaggtcacaatttatatttctgaatagagctcgatctcacgaACGCATATGCGAAAGCCGTTTACGCGTCCGAATTATAACGGTACAGTTACGGACATCTGAAGTTGTGTTTCTAAACTatagattttaattttctttaaaactctCGTGGAAATGGTGACCAATGAAAGGGAGGACCGGCCCAATTATGTGGAAGTGAAAAGGGAGCCAATTAGAAGTAAGGAAGAAAGGAAGGACCAATGGGGGGAAAAAAGGATTTTTTTCCCTCCATTTTCCGTGGACCCTTTACCCGCGCCAACCCGGAGTGGTTTTCGGCCActtccatcatttttttttcaggcAAAATTCAACTATCTTTGACCTGCAACCTCTTCTACCATCTCCCATCTTCCATTCCCACCCAAAATTAAGGGTTTTTAGGTCTAAAACCGTGCGGGTTACCCAAGGAGTTTTGACGGCGATTCCGCCGTTCCAGCAAGTctcaccacccaccaccacccttaatcaactccccTTAGATCCAAGAACAAGACCCAATCAGTTGTAAGGGTGTTGGAATATCGAGGAAGTCAAATCGAAGCACACCCATTTTAGGGTTTCCGATGGTTAGAGTGAAATTAGGGcatttccaggccaaattggacttgaccACATGTATGAAACTTGTtccactcattgagatctatatacctgtaaaatttggtaatttttggaattaGTTGAATTTTACGGTGAGTCGGGGcagccgaccgccacccgcggtaGCCCGTGCGACGGTGGGTGGCCAGGCCGACGATGTCTTTCTAAGTCCAAATAGATGCCCTGAATTCATAATTGATATATGTATGAagtggtttgattgtttgaacttagtttcattatgatacatcacttgatcaaaatttgaattgatgatccgaccgttggatcatcaccaaaattTAATGCATTATAgcacgtaatatttgaggatagctGGAATTGATGGATTGGGAATccaacgtacggatcttcctgaTTTGGATTTCTAAGTTGGTAAATTAATTGTTAACTGCCACCTATTTctagcaattggcggagatccgaccatcAGATCGCAATGAGAATTTAGTATGTGGTTCTATGAGTATAATATGGACTATGGGAAGTTATGGATCAGAAATCTGATAAACAGATCTTCCGAATAGAATTACGTAGGGTTGTAGACCCTACCGTTGAtagagagttgacttttggtcaacatgtctcgaaacgTTTTAAATACTAAATCTAGTACCATGGAATAttaagtgaagtctagtgggACCACTTTAGTCTGTgagtgacttgaatatatgtgatatagtTATTGCTTTgatttcttatattaatatcatatgtgaatatgatttgggttataaatgaaatttctattgaaatgtgaatattatatatatatgccataGATCTATGGCTATTAAATGTGAATTCTATTGAagtgttatttttatttctggctattgatctatttttattaagtatgatttgacttgtgcattggaaatatggtttgtattgtatgattggattgatgtgatgaaatgtgagggaTGGTAGTGGACCGTTAACCCATTGTCATGAGGTTTGTTGCTTCGAAACATGTTTCACCCCTTGTGTCATTATTTCATTTCTCGTTTCGTTGAGTCTTTGTAACTTGAGTAACCTAACTTGAtccatgtcatgtttcattgattGGTGTTGTACATTGTACTTTacaattccgttgagtgatgatccggaatcgtatccgcttagatttcgttgagtgatggtccggaatcccttctacttcgcgattccgttgagtgatggtccgaaatCGTATCTTGGTTTGGATTCCATTGAGCAATGGTTCGGAATCCCTTttactccgcgattccgttgagtgatggtctggaatcgtATTCTGGtttggattctgttgagtgatggttcGAAATCCCCTTTGGTGTCTTGGTTCCGTTAGGTGGTCCGAAATCCCCTTTGTCaagagatgtaggcttcggtCGAACTGTGTTGCTCTAGCCCTGCATTTCAATGTGTTGTACGTGTTATTATTTGGTGTGATTATTGGATAATGTTGGATGTAATTGTTATGATTATGATAGACTGTTGACCATTATGGCCATGGATTATTATTGCGCTTCGTCGATTGCTCTTTGAGATGTTGCTCGTGCTGAATTGTGTATTATGTTGAGACATGGCAGTTTATGTGAGGAATATTCAAGTGTAGTGAAAAGggtgaactacaaatggcttgatccctattgagggtatgtaggcagtctaacaagaaggttagatgcagccaaagtatacaaaaattacaatgcaattcaaGTATTGAATTAGGCTTGTACATATCCCGGAGGTGAGGTATGTTAGAGAAACGGGAATTTGGTTATGTCACGTGTCGATCatggacgtatgtcgggatcaggGCATGACAATCCCTTTCCCTTTTCTATAATCTATAATTTTGcccaaaacaaaagaattatactttgaaccaCATTATATCTGACCTATTGTAAGACTTAACCTAGATAATatgattgttaaaaaaaaaaatcatacttgGATACATTACCGTACAAATTTATCCATAAACATAAACAGACGAAAGTACGAAATTACCCCGAAATTACGCGTAAACTATTAGCGCCAAGCGGACGTGACCCCgaaattagaagaaaattagaattaatattttaatttgagATCCGCCAGAAAACCACGTTCGTTAATATCAAATCACCCTCCCCTCCGCGCGTATAAATACAAATCCGATGCGGAAGCATTCTCCTCAACCAAACGTCATTGCACAGCTCGGACCCTGACGGATTAACCGTTAGGGTGGAAAGGCAATACCACTAGCGCCAACTCGCTCCCGGTGACCCGGTCCCCACACTCGTCAGAGTCCCAACCCGAGCAACTGCGGCGACTCCCTTCGCGTTTTGATCTGTTGAGATCCGAGGTAATTCAGTGCTCTTCGGGCGTCGATTCGATCGGACTTTTTGGCAATGTGTTTGGTGTCGGTTGGATTGAATTGTTCAAAAAGTTGATTGATTTGATTGCTTCGATTCGCATGTTTTGGTGAATTTGCTTGGGATTTTGAGCTTTGAATTCGTCGTCGAAGTATTTTTTAGATTAACTTCATGTATAATGACAGATCCGGTGGAGTTTCTGTGATTAATTGCGTTGGTAATGTCAGCACGTAGAGTTTCTATGATTTCTGTTGAATTTTTCCGGTTAAAGTTGCTCGAGCCGTGTAATTTTGCGTAATTTATTTGGTTAATGGGGAATTATTTAGGTAGAAAGTATGATTGTGTCTTTCTTTAGATTTTGTTGGTGTGAAATTTCTGCTTTTTAGCTTCTTTGGTAGCTGAAGTTTCGAGCTTTTCGGATGTCGGTGAACGGGGAATGTGAATTTCTGTGATGATTAATgtgttttttttgggggggggggggagggtaAAGAAATGATCTGAACTAAGTTGAAGTTGCCTGTAAGATTTTCTGACTGTACTAATATCCCAGGGAAAGCAGAGGGCATATCAAAATGAAGGCACTTATTCTTGTTGGAGGCTTCGGGACGCGTCTGCGGCCGTTGACACTCAGTTTTCCCAAGCCACTTGTTGAGTTTGCTAACAAACCCATGATCCTGCATCAGGTACAATTGCTCTAGCAATtgagaaatgttttttttttaatccgtTTGTTGGAGTGGATTTCCTTTTGTTGATCTTGAGCCTAAACAGTATTACTTTTTGTATAAGAGGAATTGTCAAAAACCTCAAAATATAGTGCTTACCTCAAATCCTCACTCCGTGTTTTATGTACGCATGCTTTTGTGATCATATAAATCACGAGTTGAtacaattttgttgttttttgctTTCAGATAGAGGCTCTTAAGGCAATTGGCGTGACAGAAGTGGTTCTGGCTATCAATTACCAACCAGAGGTAAGCGAGGCCATCGTTTTGCGAAAAGTTTGATTTTATACTTGACGAGATTCATGCTACCGAAGGTTCTTTGAATGCTTATGCTCTTTATCATTTCTGCAGGTGATGATGACTttcttgaaggagtttgaggaaAAGGTTGGCATCAAGATCACATGCTCACAAGAGACTGAGCCCCTTGGCACCGCTGGACCTCTGGCTCTTGCTAGGGACAAACTGATTGACGATTCTGGCGAGCCCTTCTTTGTCCTTAACAGTGATGTTATCAGCGAGTACCCGTTTAAGGAAATGATTGAATTTCATAAAGCCCATGGAGGAGAAGCTTCCATTATGGTGACCAAGGTAACATTGAGATGTTATTTTGCTTATACTTTGCACTCAGCTTCCTTCCAACCTTGATATCACTGAAAATAACTTCTTCTTTTCATATAGGTGGATGAGCCGTCGAAATATGGAGTGGTGGTTATGGAAGAGTCTACAGGGAAAGTTCAAAAATTTGTAGAGAAACCCAAGTTGTTTGTTGGTAACAAAATCAATGCTGGAATTTACCTGCTGAACCCCTCGGTTCTTGATAAAATTGAACTCAGACCAACCTCAATTGAGAAAGAAGTATTCCCAAAAATCGCAGCAGAGAATAAGCTCTTCGCAATGGTCCTTCCAGGGTTTTGGATGGACATTGGGCAACCAAGGGATTATATTACCGGCCTGAGACTATACCTGGATTCGTTGAGGAAGAACTCTTCATCCAAGTTGGCCAAAGGCGCCCACATTGTGGGAAATGTTCTGGTGGATGAGACAGCCAAAATTGGCGAGGGATGCCTGATTGGACCGGATGTGGCAATCGGTCCAGGCTGCATTATCGAGTCGGGAGTCAGGCTCTCTCGCTGTACAGTAATGATTGGAGTCCGCATCAAGAACCATGCATGCATTTCCAGCAGTATAATCGGATGGCACTCCACCGTTGGACAATGGGCTCGTGTAGAGAACATGACCATCCTCGGAGAAGATGTGCACGTGAGCGATGAGATTTACAGCAACGGAGGTGTGGTTTTGCCCCACAAAGAAATCAAGTCGAGCATTTTGAAGCCGGAAATTGTAATGTAGGGTGGACGCTGTCCCTTAAGTTCAAATTACAGAACAGAATTTGGTGTCAAGAGATGTAGTAAGTAAGTTATGTTGTTTGATATGTATTTGTTATTTTAATCCTTCCCGTTTATACAGTGCAGGGGCTCTGCTGCTCCTTCATTTGTGATGTTTTTTGAAGTTTTGGGGCCGTTGGTTGTCCTCTGTGACTTGGAATTGTTGTGAATTGTGTATTGTTTTTTGGTGTATATAGGAATAAATTTATCAGTCACTCTGGCTGTGTAACTTATTAATCAAGcttgaattcttttttattaatattaataatattttgttttttgcattttttaatTAAGTGGGTACTTTGCTTCCAGTGTTGGTATCTCTACTAGATCTGGGAAGATTCCATGACCATTGATCAAAAGTGTCGGCAGCATAGATTATGTGAATTATGTCAGCGGGTCAAAGTAATATGCAGCGTGCCTGTCTCTTAGTTTGAATCGTTTTTCCGGCGATTAGAGTAGTTTTATTCTGATTCCTGTCAGACTACAAAGACAATGCATTTCATGGGTGTATCCCAAACGTTTATTTGTTTGTCACAAATGATACCAAGAGAGGGGAAACTTAAACACAAGATTTCGAGTGCATGAGTCAGTGTTCTCAGCTCGTTCCTTTgcggatttgaatattttgcaTTTTCTGGTCCAATCAAAATGAGAATGTGAAATCATGGACCCGTTGTCATCCATCCCTATTTCCTGCCACACAAGGCAAATCCTATGACGGGCTTCGTCCACAACAGCATATTATTCTACTAAGTGAGTGAGACTGAGAGGGACATAAGCAGAAATATCAGCGATTTGAAGAACCAAACAAAAAGGTCTTAGGTGTTGTAATTATTGTCACACATTTATGCGTGACGTGAGTGAGCACCTCAGCCATCTTTTATCTCCCAGAAGTTGACACTTTGACGGACAATGAAGGCTTTGATTATGTATCACTAGTTAGTGATAATTAAAGActtgtttgaaagtgttttttttttttttttgtccaaagaGTCGGAGACGCGGAATTCATTAAAGATAAAACATATTACAAAACCAACAACAGATAAAAACAGTGGGAGGCCCAACCCACACCGACAAAAGCCTAGAACAGAAAACAAAcgacaaaaagaaaacctaatCTCTATCAAGGAGGAGCAGCCTGCCGCCACCAAATTCTCGCCAGCAACCACCAGAGTGACCGCCATGTAGGAACCAAACAGAAGGTGGATTCGTAAAGAGTCCTGCACAACCAAAGTAACCCATAGAACCAAGTAGACACAATACCAGGGGGGGGGGAGGAGGGCCAAGGGGATGTGTAAAACACCCTTACTACGATGGAGGCCGCATAACACTTCGCCCAAATTTTCCGGCATGCCGGTAAAACAAGGGGCAATGGGGTAGAGATCTACATCCCAAATCGAGTCCAAAACTCGaagattttatttttggtaggTATAATGGGGAAGTGATGGAGAGGTTGAAGGTGGAGGTGCCAGGGGAAGGAAGGGGAAATCAAAGAAATGGATGTGAGAGAAAACAACTGAAGAACTGaaatttgggtttgaaaaaagGGCAAGATGtaggaggaaaagaaagaagagctGGTAAACGGCGAAAGACGCCGGACAAAGAGGTCTTGACCTCACAATCCGACAGCCATAGACAACGGAAGGGCAGGTCATAGACATAATGAaaggagaagagaagaaaaatgaagaagagaaaGGAGGACTGCTTGCCAACCCCAACCAAAGCAAGGAGTCGGCGGTGAAGAGTTGGGGAATTCGGGGGATCTCtacgagagagagaaaaaggggCGGCTAGGGTTTTTGCGTATGGAATAGAGGTATCGGAGTAGATttgtttgaaaatgtttttagagaaaatttttTTAGGTTTCAAAAACATTTGAAGTGCTTTATGTAGTCATTTAGCACTACGATCTAATAGTATCcgtcttcacttgtaagtgagaaatcttaggttcgattctcgccaaagacaaatatgaaccacattattgctagtccattgtgaggctaagccaaACCTCttccctcttagtgtagataatattatttgttcaaaaaaaaaaagtacttcCTGCAGGAAACACAAGTGTTTCTTACCATAatcactttaagtgcttttcaaatattcatttgtatttttactaagaattggttccaaaaacaatttttaccaaaaacgttttcagtcattttaaaaacacttacaaTCGAGAcctaattaaaagaaaatgaaagaaacaaGGGTAAAATgggaaattaaaaaatgaaacgACAAAAGGAAAAGCAACTAATCAAGTGTGGTCTACCATGTGAAATTCCACCAGATAAAATAAAGCAAAGCAAGAGAGCCAACAGTACAGCAAAATGATTACACTCTAGAGACAGCAGACCTACTTccattacaaaaattaacacacATGATGATTTTCAAGTCATGGACCCCACACCTCTTGTCCCAATCAAAGGATGGAGCTGCTCAAGAATTTTGATTGACAAGTGGAAATCCATCCAGAAGATCAAAACCTTACGAACCTACAAGACGGAGAAGGATTTCCATGCAACAGGAATGCCATCAAAACAGTATCTCAAGCTAACTACACCTTGTGCTGCCACATAGAAAAGTTAAAATGTGTGACACTGCGCGGCTGGCTCGGGATACTGCTCTAGTGGCATCCCCGTAGTTGTAGATTTCTCTCCATATAGGGACAACAGTTCTCAGATGTATTTACAGGGGCAAATTGAAGAATATGTAGAATTTTTTCAAGCTCAGACTGCGCCTAACAACCGAAACATGACAATGGACGAAACAGCAAGGAGGAACCATGAAATGAAAGCAAAGGCAACGGCGATTTGGAACCTGCTGCATGGAAGATGAATTGGCCTGCTGCAGTAATTCAAATCTCTCGAGTACAGAACTGTCACCCCCGCTGATGAGCATGCAGCGGCTAATGACAGAGTAGACGTCACctgcatttttcatttttgttaaaCATGAATTAGTTGATAAGGAAATCGCTTTGGTTTTTATACACCGAACCATAAACAGAATCAAAACTCTGAAGTAAACAATCTGTTAGTAGAGATAGTGCAATAGCTACAAGAAACGGTTAAAGCACAATGAAACCTTTCATTTGGGAAGGTGATACTTTCTTTCCAGAAAATTTTAGTAAATATCATGTTGTAGTCTTAAGTGTAGCAAAGGATCACCCGAAAAGCTTTATTCATTTCTAAGTTAATCAGTATCCTGAAGATCACACAACGGAATTGAAGTTTTCG
Proteins encoded in this region:
- the LOC126629396 gene encoding mannose-1-phosphate guanylyltransferase 1, translated to MKALILVGGFGTRLRPLTLSFPKPLVEFANKPMILHQIEALKAIGVTEVVLAINYQPEVMMTFLKEFEEKVGIKITCSQETEPLGTAGPLALARDKLIDDSGEPFFVLNSDVISEYPFKEMIEFHKAHGGEASIMVTKVDEPSKYGVVVMEESTGKVQKFVEKPKLFVGNKINAGIYLLNPSVLDKIELRPTSIEKEVFPKIAAENKLFAMVLPGFWMDIGQPRDYITGLRLYLDSLRKNSSSKLAKGAHIVGNVLVDETAKIGEGCLIGPDVAIGPGCIIESGVRLSRCTVMIGVRIKNHACISSSIIGWHSTVGQWARVENMTILGEDVHVSDEIYSNGGVVLPHKEIKSSILKPEIVM